The DNA region CCACGTGATAAAAAACGCCCGGTCGCTGGAAGTCACCCTCTGGGACAAAAGCTCCTGGAAGGGCCAGCTGGTGGGCGCATACCCCGAATACGACCTTGCGGTGATCCGCATAAAGGCCCCGAAGGCCAAGCTCTTTCCCATTCCCCTTGGTTCTTCCGAAGACCTTTCGGTGGGCCAGAAGGTCCTGGCCATAGGAAACCCCTTCGGCCTTGGCATGACCTTAACCACCGGCATCATAAGCTCTTTGGGCCGGTCCATGCACGAGGGCGGGGGGATTGAGACGGATGATCTGATCCAGACCGACGCGGCCATAAACCCCGGAAATTCCGGCGGCCCGCTTCTCGACTCGTCGGGAAAGCTCATCGGAATCAACACCGCCATAATCTCGCCTTCGGGCGGCTCGGTGGGCATAGGCTTCGCGGTCCCGGTGGACGCGGCCAAGCGAATAATCCCCGAAATCATCGCCAAGGGCCGGGTGAGGTACCCCTATATCGGCTTGAAGGTCTTTCCCCTTGTTCCGGGCCTTCCCGAATTTCTCGATATCCCGGTGGACAGCGGTGTTCTGGTGATCGAAATCGCGCCTAAAGGCCCTGCTGCAAAGGGGGGGATAAAGGGGCCGGACAGGAAGGTCAGAATCGGCAACGCCATGCTACCGGTGGGAGGGGACGTCATCACCGCCATAAACGGCAGGCCCATACCCGGAACGGATTCCTTCGTGCGCGAGCTTCGCAAGTTCCGCCCCGGAGACAGGGTGATCTTAAAGGTCTTCCGGGACGGCAGGTATAGAAACGTCACCATAACCTTAGGCGAGCGGACGGGCGGGTAACGACCACATGAGTACAGCCGGACTCCTGATTCTGCTTTTCGGCCTCATCGTCTGCTCCGCCTTTTTCTCGTCGGCGGAGGCGGCCTTCATATCGCTTTCCGCCATCAGGGTCCAGCACCTGTGCGAAACCGGAAACAAGCGGATGCTCCTGGTGCGCACCCTGCGGGAAAACCGCGAACGCCTCATGATAACCCTTCTGATCGGCAACAACCTGGTCAATACCGCAGCGGCCTCGGTGGCGACGTCAATGGCCTTCAAGCTCCTTGGTTCCGACGCCAAGGGAATGAGCGTGGCCGTGGGCCTCACAACCTTCATCATCCTGGTTTTCGGTGAGATCACCCCCAAAAACCTCGCCCTGGCCCACAGCGAGGCCATAGCCTCGGCCTACGCCCCTTTGATACGCTTTCTGGAGTTCGTTTTTTTGCCGGTGATCTGGATTCTGGAAGTCATAAACAAATTCATCACAAGAAGCTCCGCAAAGAAAAACCTGCTCATAATAACTGAAGATGAAATAAAAACGGTCGTCAACATGGGCGAGGAGGTGGGAGAGGTGGAGGCCGGGGAGGCCAAGATGATCCACAACATCTTCCGGTTTTCCGAGCTTTCCGTAAGCGAGATAATGACCGACAGGACGCAGATTTTTTCCCTCAAGGCCGACAGGACCATGAGGGAGGCCGCAGGCGAAGCGGCCCAGTGCGGCTACTCCCGGATTCCGGTGTACGAGATAAACCGCGACCACATGATCGGCATTCTCCACGTGAAGGAGATACTGGCCGCCCTTCTGGCCGAGAAGGACGAGGCCCTGGTCAAGGAATGGGTGAAGCCGGTGATGTTCGTTCCCGAAACCATGCAGGTGGACGACCTTCTGCGCGAGTTCCAGCAGGACCGCATCCACATGGCGCTGGTTGTGGACGAACACGGCGGGGTATCCGGCCTCGTCACCATCGAGGATCTTCTTGAAGAAATAGTGGGTGAAATACGGGACGAGACGGACCTTGAACCCGACCGGATCAGGATGATCGGCCAAAACAAGGCGCTGGTGGCCGGGGACACCGAAATCGAGGAGGTCAACCGGGTTCTTGACCTGGGCCTCAAGGAGGACGAGGACTACGAAACAATATCGGGCTTCGTGCTGACCCACCTTCGCCACATCCCCGAGCCCGGAGAAGAGGTCAGGCTCGAGGACGCCATAATCAGGATCACCAAGGCGGATCCGCAACGGATAATCGAAGTGGAGGTGGAAAGCCTGGGCAAAGCGTCCGAAACCGTACCGGGAAGCCAGCCCGAAGAAGCCCCCGCAGTCGGCGACGGGGAGGACTCCTCCGACTGATCCCCCCCTTTTTGCCCCTGCCCCCACAATCCGCCTGCGACCGAAAAAGCCCGGCCAATCCCCCCCTTTTTCCACCTTTTTATAATTTATAATATTATCAAATAGTTAAAATTTCAGTTCTCCTGTTACCATCCCCTGACCCAAATCCGGCTTCCCCTCCAAAATCCAGGCCCTTCAAGGCTTTCTGGACCCCAGGCCCTTCTACGGGTCTTTCCATGTATTTTCCTGCAAGCAAAAGGCGCAAGATGCCCGATTTTCCTTGGTTCCAGGGGCCTTCAAGGGCAAACCCCGCATTATTGTTAGTCCTGTAATCATTGAAAATAAAGATTGACACCACCCCATCTTAGGGGTAATAATCCACGAAAAGGACCACTTTGGGGGGATTAGGAGATTATGGCAGCGGGAATCGCCACAAAATTCCTGCAAACCGTTCATCTGGCCTGTGACGACCAGGGCCGGATAACCCTCCCCTCGCATATTCGCAACGCCATGGCAGCCCTCGAAACAAACTCAATCGTGGTGGGCAAGGACCACGACCTGTTCCTGAGAGGCTACAACGAACCGGCCTTCAACCGCATCATGGACAAGGTCAACGAGTCCCGGTACAGCCGCTCTGATTCCGTTTCCGAAGAAGAAGCCCATGAGGCCGAGGAAATAGCCCGTTTCGGGTACGCCCAGTTCGCCATGTGCCAGCCCGACAAGCAGGGAAGAATCAACATTCCCTCCTACATAAGGGAGGAGGTTAAAATTTTTGCAGGCACCAAGATCACCATTTTAGGCCAGGGCGACCACATAGAAATATGGCCCATGGCCACGTACCTGGAAAAGAAACAGGCTTTCGATCAGAAAGTCAGCGCCGGCAAGGTCAATTTCAGAAAATTCCATGAAAACCTCAACAAATGACCGATGCGGCCATACATGTGCCGGTGCTCCTTGCAGAGTGCCTGGAGTTTCTGGCCCCGAAACCGGGAGGGGTCTATGTGGACGCCACCTTCGGGGCCGGAGGGCATTCCGGTGCGATTCTTTCGAGAATCTGCCCCGGAGGCACCCTGATCGGAATAGACAGGGACCAGGAGGTCCTGGCCATAGGGGCTCCGGGCCTGCCGCCATGCGATGCCCAAGTTCATCTATTCTGCGCCAATTACAGCGAATTGCCAAGAATTTTATTTGAGCTTGGAATTTTCAAAGTAAACGGAATTCTTTGCGATCTGGGTATCTCGTCATACCAGCTGGAGCACAGCGGCAGGGGCTTTTCCTTCATGCGGGACGAACCCTTGAGCATGTCCATGGACTCGTCCTCGCCGGGCCTTACCGCAGAAGAGATTGTGAACACGGCCCCCGAAGATGAGCTGGCCTTCATTTTCAGGGAACTGGGCGAGGAGCCGCACAGCAGGGCCGTTGCCCGCGCCATAGTGAAGGAGCGGAAAACGGGCCGGATCGTTTCCAGCCTTCAACTGGCCAACCTGATACACCGGGTCAAAAGGCCCTTTATACATAAATACGAACGTATACATTTGGCCACACAGTGCTTTCAGGCCCTGCGCATGGCCGTGAACGACGAATTGGGGCATCTGGCGAAATTTTTGGAGGTTTTTCCCGATCACCTGCTTCCGGGGGGACGCATGGCGGCCATCGCATTTCATTCCCTTGAAGGACGCATGGTCAAGAACCGTTTCCGGGACCTCGCAAAGGGCTGCACCTGCCCGACCGACCTTCCCTGCACCTGCGGCCTGGTTCCGAGGGGCCGACTGGTCACCCGAAAGGCCGTGAAGCCGTCGGACGAGGAAACGGCCCGAAATCCCAGGGCAAGAAGCGCCAAGCTCAGGGTTTACGAGTCATTTTGACACCTTCGCCCGCATTTTTCGCGGGCCAGATCCGATTTTGCAGAAAAAGGATGGCCGTTACGTCTTTTGTTCGGAACAGGACAAAAGGCGGCGGCTGCGCATTTCGGGAAAAAAACATCCAATTTACCTGGCTTTTTAACGTTTCCCAGGCAGGCGGCCATGGCCTCGATATCTGAAAACCGAACCTTCAAACTGGCTTCCTACCTGGTGCTGATAACAGTCCTGGTGTGCGAGCTTTTCGTATCGGTGTGGACCGAGAGCCGGTGCGTGGCAATTGGCCGCGACATTCTCAAGGCCAAGAGGACCGGCGAGGAAATCAAGAGACGGAAAAAGAGTTTCGAGGCCGAACTGGGATATCTCAAGTCCCCCCACCGGATTCTGGCCATAGGCCAGGAAAAAATGGGGCTTGGCGTGCCTACCCTGAACAATGTCGTGGTGGTGCCTGATGGAAATGAAAAATAGCAACGCGAAACGCTTCAGGGCCAGAACCCACGTGGTGGTGGCTCTGTTCACGTGTCTTTTCCTGCTGGTAATCGGCAGGGCCGCCCATCTTGCGGTAATCGACCGGCCCTTTCTGGCCAACAAGGCATTGAGCCAGTATTCCCGGAAACTGGTGACCCAGGCCATGCGCGGGGCTGTGAAGGACCGGATGCAGCAGGACATGGCCGTGACCCTCGAACTTCTGTCCGTGGCGGTTGACCCCAAGGTCATAACCGACAAGGCGGCGGCGGCGAAACTCCTCGCCTCGGCCCTCAACCTGCCCGAATCCTACATTCAAAAAAGGCTGGCCGCCAAGAGCCAGTTCGTCCGCATGGCCCGCTTCGTGGAGCCTGCCCTGGTGGACGAGATAAAGGCCCAGGCCAAGGAAGCGAAAATCAAGGGGATACTTTTCGAGCCCGACCCCAGGCGCTTTTATCCGGGCAAGACCCTTGCCGCTCAGGTTTTGGGCTACTGCGGGGCCAACGGGCAGGGCCTGGAAGGCGTGGAGCGATTTTTCAACGATGACCTGTCCGGGCGCGGCACCTCGCTTTCAGTGAAGGTGGACGCCTCCCGCCGCAGCTTTCTCACGTCCAGCCTGCCGAACCTGGACCACAGCGGCCACAACGTAATCCTGACCATTGACCGCACCATACAGGCCGTGGCGGAGGTCGAGATAGCAAAGGCCGTGGAGATAAACGAGGCCATCAGCGGAACGGTGATAGTGGTCAGGCCCCAGACAGGAGAAATCCTGGCTCTGGCCCAGGCTCCTCTAATTAATTCAAATAGTTATGGCGATCACGACGCCGGGCTCCGCAGACTGCGGGCAGTAACCGACACTTATGAACCGGGCTCCACGCTGAAGATATTCACGGCTTCGGCTGCGCTGGAATCCGGCCTTGTCACCCCGGATACCGTCTTTTTCTGCGAGAACGGAAACTACCGGGTGGGACGGCACACCATCCACGACACCCATCATTACGGCAACCTGACCCTGGCGGAAATCGTGAAGGTTTCATCCAACATCGGGGCCTTGAAGGTGGGAGCCCTGATCGGGAAAAAGAGGCTTCACGACTCGCTCAGAAGTTTCGGATTCGGCAGCCGCACCGGCATCGATTTCGGCGGCGAGGTCGGCGGCTACATGGCTCCGTTCCAGTACTGGCGCGACATCCACGCTGGCACCATCGCGTTCGGGCAGGGCATAAGCGTCACGGCCATGCAGGTGGTTGCCGGAACCTGCGCCATAGCCAACGGCGGAACCCTCATGAAGCCCTATCTCGTGTCGGCGGTTACCGATTCCGAGGGCCGGGTCATCAAGAGCTTCGGGCCGCGCGCGGTAAGACGGGCCATGTCCGAGGACACCGCCCGAAAGGTGCGGGAGATGATGGCCCTGGTGACCAGAGAAGGCGGCACGGGAACAATGGCCAAGATGGTGGGGTACTCGGTATGCGGAAAAACCGGTACTGCCCAGAAAGTGGAGAACAAGGTATACGCCAAGGGCAAGTACATAGCCTCCTTCGTGGGCTTCGTGCCCAAGGACAAGCCGGCCATCGCAATGATAGTGATCCTGGACGAACCCAGGGGAAGGCAGTACTACGGCGGCCTGGTTTCCGCACCGG from Deltaproteobacteria bacterium includes:
- a CDS encoding trypsin-like peptidase domain-containing protein; translation: MFFNKPAGLGAGKAPRVLLPTSAKAVILLALLCLAGLFSPDRGHALTEDEKNTIAVYQSSTRGVVNITSTVVGYDFFRGAYPREGAGSGIVLDHEGYILTNNHVIKNARSLEVTLWDKSSWKGQLVGAYPEYDLAVIRIKAPKAKLFPIPLGSSEDLSVGQKVLAIGNPFGLGMTLTTGIISSLGRSMHEGGGIETDDLIQTDAAINPGNSGGPLLDSSGKLIGINTAIISPSGGSVGIGFAVPVDAAKRIIPEIIAKGRVRYPYIGLKVFPLVPGLPEFLDIPVDSGVLVIEIAPKGPAAKGGIKGPDRKVRIGNAMLPVGGDVITAINGRPIPGTDSFVRELRKFRPGDRVILKVFRDGRYRNVTITLGERTGG
- a CDS encoding HlyC/CorC family transporter — encoded protein: MSTAGLLILLFGLIVCSAFFSSAEAAFISLSAIRVQHLCETGNKRMLLVRTLRENRERLMITLLIGNNLVNTAAASVATSMAFKLLGSDAKGMSVAVGLTTFIILVFGEITPKNLALAHSEAIASAYAPLIRFLEFVFLPVIWILEVINKFITRSSAKKNLLIITEDEIKTVVNMGEEVGEVEAGEAKMIHNIFRFSELSVSEIMTDRTQIFSLKADRTMREAAGEAAQCGYSRIPVYEINRDHMIGILHVKEILAALLAEKDEALVKEWVKPVMFVPETMQVDDLLREFQQDRIHMALVVDEHGGVSGLVTIEDLLEEIVGEIRDETDLEPDRIRMIGQNKALVAGDTEIEEVNRVLDLGLKEDEDYETISGFVLTHLRHIPEPGEEVRLEDAIIRITKADPQRIIEVEVESLGKASETVPGSQPEEAPAVGDGEDSSD
- the rsmH gene encoding 16S rRNA (cytosine(1402)-N(4))-methyltransferase RsmH codes for the protein MTDAAIHVPVLLAECLEFLAPKPGGVYVDATFGAGGHSGAILSRICPGGTLIGIDRDQEVLAIGAPGLPPCDAQVHLFCANYSELPRILFELGIFKVNGILCDLGISSYQLEHSGRGFSFMRDEPLSMSMDSSSPGLTAEEIVNTAPEDELAFIFRELGEEPHSRAVARAIVKERKTGRIVSSLQLANLIHRVKRPFIHKYERIHLATQCFQALRMAVNDELGHLAKFLEVFPDHLLPGGRMAAIAFHSLEGRMVKNRFRDLAKGCTCPTDLPCTCGLVPRGRLVTRKAVKPSDEETARNPRARSAKLRVYESF
- a CDS encoding penicillin-binding protein 2; protein product: MEMKNSNAKRFRARTHVVVALFTCLFLLVIGRAAHLAVIDRPFLANKALSQYSRKLVTQAMRGAVKDRMQQDMAVTLELLSVAVDPKVITDKAAAAKLLASALNLPESYIQKRLAAKSQFVRMARFVEPALVDEIKAQAKEAKIKGILFEPDPRRFYPGKTLAAQVLGYCGANGQGLEGVERFFNDDLSGRGTSLSVKVDASRRSFLTSSLPNLDHSGHNVILTIDRTIQAVAEVEIAKAVEINEAISGTVIVVRPQTGEILALAQAPLINSNSYGDHDAGLRRLRAVTDTYEPGSTLKIFTASAALESGLVTPDTVFFCENGNYRVGRHTIHDTHHYGNLTLAEIVKVSSNIGALKVGALIGKKRLHDSLRSFGFGSRTGIDFGGEVGGYMAPFQYWRDIHAGTIAFGQGISVTAMQVVAGTCAIANGGTLMKPYLVSAVTDSEGRVIKSFGPRAVRRAMSEDTARKVREMMALVTREGGTGTMAKMVGYSVCGKTGTAQKVENKVYAKGKYIASFVGFVPKDKPAIAMIVILDEPRGRQYYGGLVSAPVFKAVAERALPHFNVPPEILPETVVDETAAVDEAACSDPLPSISWQDDGSEGSADTF